A part of Bombus huntii isolate Logan2020A chromosome 16, iyBomHunt1.1, whole genome shotgun sequence genomic DNA contains:
- the LOC126874305 gene encoding GTP-binding protein 128up, whose product MSTILEKIASIEAEMARTQKNKATSGHLGLLKAKLAKLRRELITPKGGGGGGEQGFEVAKTGDARIGFVGFPSVGKSTLLSTLAGVYSEVAAYEFTTLTTVPGCIKYKGAKIQLLDLPGIIEGAKDGKGRGRQVIAVARTCSLIFIVLDVLKPLGHKRLIEHELEGFGLRLNKQPPNITFRKKDKGGINFQTTCTQSELDLETVKSILSEYRIHNADITLRYDATSDDLIDVIEGNRVYVPCIYLLNKIDQISIEELDIIYKIPHCVPISAHHKWNFDDLLEKMWEYLQLVRIYTKPKGQLPDYNSPVVLNREKRTVEDFCNKLHRSIAKEFKYALVWGSSVKHQPQKVGKDHILCDEDVVQIVKKV is encoded by the exons ATGAGTACCATATTGGAAAAGATCGCTTCGATCGAGGCCGAG ATGGCTCGCACTCAAAAGAATAAGGCTACGTCTGGTCATCTCGGTTTGTTGAAAGCCAAATTAGCCAAATTAAGACGAGAACTTATTACACCGAAAGGTGGTGGAGGTGGTGGGGAGCAAGGTTTTGAAGTAGCTAAAACTGGTGATGCTAGAATAGGTTTTGTTG GTTTCCCTTCTGTGGGTAAATCTACGCTTTTAAGTACTCTTGCTGGTGTTTATTCcgaagttgcagcgtacgaaTTTACAACTCTTACTACTGTTCCTGGTTGTATAAAGTATAAGGGTGCAAAAATACAG TTACTCGATCTACCAGGTATCATTGAAGGCGCGAAAGATGGTAAAGGACGTGGGAGACAAGTAATTGCAGTTGCAAGAACTTGTAGTTTGATATTTATTGTTCTGGATGTACTGAAACCGCTTGGACATAAAAGATTAATAGAGCACGAATTGGAAGGTTTTGGACTTCGTTTAAATAAACAGCCACCCAACATTACTTTCCGCAAAAAAGATAAAGGTGGCATTAATTTCCAAACCACG TGCACACAGTCGGAACTCGACTTAGAAACAGTGAAAAGCATTCTGTCCGAATATAGAATACACAATGCGGatattactttacgatatgaTGCCACATCCGACGATCTAATTGATGTCATTGAGGGAAATCGCGTCTACGTGCCGTGTATTTATTTACTCAACAAAATAG ATCAAATTAGCATCGAGGAactagatataatttataaaataccaCATTGCGTTCCTATTTCTGCTCATCACAAGTGGAACTTTGACGACCTCCTTGAAAAAATGTGGGAATACTTACAGTTGGTCAGAAT CTATACCAAACCGAAGGGTCAACTGCCAGATTATAATTCTCCGGTAGTATTAAACAGAGAGAAACGGACGGTTGAAGacttttgtaataaattgcaCCGATCTATCGCAAAAGAGTTTAAGTA TGCCCTTGTGTGGGGTTCGTCTGTCAAACATCAACCACAAAAAGTCGGAAAAGATCACATATTATGTGACGAGGATGTCGTACAGATTGtaaaaaaagtataa